Genomic window (Fusarium oxysporum f. sp. lycopersici 4287 chromosome 11, whole genome shotgun sequence):
CACTAGACCGTTGGCTTCTGTCGACCCTGTACAAGACCCAACTTCAGCGGCTGTAGGCTCCTCCCTGCGCGTGGATTCGTTCGCTTCACtgttgtcgtcgtcgtcagCATCACAGGCTTGATGGTGCTGATCCGAATACGATGTCTCCAGATCACTCCCGTAGGCCCAGTAGGACCCTTGTAAGCCCATTCGAGCTGTTTCGGCTGAATAAGACTCGTAGGCACTCTCAGGTATGTCATCTATCGATTCTATGGAGTCCTGGTCAGACCCATCAGAGCCAGGTGATGTGATATTTGTGTTACTTGGAGACAGGCAGGAGACCGGAGACAAACTCCCAGAGCTGTCTGACGAAGAGTCTGAAGCAACATCTTGGGCATTTTCGTCGTAACCATACTCTATGGTCGCGAGACCGCGTTGGCTCATAGTTGTTGTCTCGTCATCAGTAGATAAGCCAGCAGCATTGTGAACAGAGCGCGTGCTGCAGCTCATCGTCTCGTCTGATAGGTTAAGTGAAGGCACGGACGATACTGATGGCACATCTGTGACAGGGTGTAACAGTCGAACCTCTTCAGTTTTTTGTCGGAGGTCGGTCAGCCAGGCTATCGTCTCCTTCGGTGAGCCAACCACGTCGATGGGGATTTCCTTTAGTTCCtggtcttcttccatggAAATTGGCTGCGGCGATTGAACCGTTTCGTCGTCGTTGTCAAACCATCTTCCAATACCGTCGTGTTCACTCTCATCACTTAGACTTCTGACCATGATGATGCGCTTGGACTTATGCCGGTGAATAACGCCGTACTTGGAGGCTCTTTTAAATGAGGTTGAAGAGTCACACAGCCTTGTTTGCGAATTTAGCAAAGTCACAACGGACGAAAATAGAAGATGCTTgataaggcagctaattgCCTGATACTGTCGCGAGTTTGACAGTTGCCTCTCCAATCGTTCACGGCGCTATGACGTCGGAGGAAAGAAGGGAACAGAAAACGGGCGTTACCGTATGATCACTGAAAGCCAGATGATGGGCGAAATTGTTTCTGATTGATGAGCCGCAAAACGTATGATGTTGGGTTGAAATGCAGGCGGTGGGAGCCTGGGAGACAATGGTTGAAAATGAATGTGCGATGATGACACTGCCAGCGAATCCAACCCTCTATCACAAAGCCACCAGTCGCGTGATAGCACCAAGACTTATCACTGGACAGAAAATATCACGTTTGTGATTTCAAGTGAGACTAATCCCTGTAAGATGGCCTCAAAATGGTGACGTGGCGACCAATCTCACGCCTGCAACCTGACATTTCAGAGCGGGGTTTTTACACTTGGACACAAGACCTGCAGACCCCATGCAATGCACAGTCTTCTGCTATCTTTGAGCTTGTCACAGATGTGATTTTGCGTCTACTGCCACGCGGCTCTGCTGCCCCCCTCATCACAATTGTGACAAAGTCCTGGAAATCCAGACCTCCTTTATGTCTGTTGAAGCACCACTCGACGCACACTACGAAGAAAACAATGCATTGCTGACCTATAGTAATATGAGGCATCAATCTCCCCACCACATTTTCGCGAGCTTTGGTACGGTTGTGCGGCTATGTATGTGCGTCCGATTGAAAGAAGTCCTGCTTCGGGACTCCTGAATCATGTCGCTCTCGCTGATCCCCCTTGGTTCTGCGTGTATTTAATCCCATACGGCACCAATATGCAACAAACTTTCCAATTCATCCGACTTTGGAATCTGACGCGAAAGCTCAAAAACATCAATCACATCTCCAAAAATGTCCGCCCCTTCTGGAGCTACTCCATCTGGAGCTTCCGCCTCCAACGTCTCTACCGTCGCAGTGGCTGGTAGCTTTCTGAGCTCGTAGGTTATCATCCGTGACCTCTCATTCCCTATAATCCTGACAACGGATCAAGAACACAGATACGAGACGGCGCGAATCAACCAAGCTCCTACAGCATCAACCGATATGTCTACGATACGCAAGCACGTCCTGTCACCGATCGGCTGGCCCAATACATGGCAGTTTATTCACAGAATAATCCGCCTCAAGGCAGATAGATTATGGGAAGAAAGCTCATGATGAAGCACTGATAGCTGGATAAAAAAGGCTGGCATTTCTTCGCTTATCCTGTTGAATGTGGCTAAGTTTTCATTCCCAGCTTCAATGATTCCTATTTGTTTATATACCCCATTGTCATTCAAAATCCCTTTCAATCGCCTTATCTCAGCGGAGTTGGAGTTCTCAAAGTTCATTTAGTCATCTTTCATGCTGGGGCCGGGCCATCTTGAGTCttgtcttctttggctgTCTAAGGGTCGTTGATGAAAATTGTCTTGTCATTGGTACAATGTCATTGTTTGGAGTTAATGAGTCTAAAACCCTATTTGTACTATCTTAGTTATACCCCAAGACTACATCCTCACTCAACATCATCCCAATTTTCCTATGCAGCTGTGAAAGACTCAACTTTAATCGAACCTCCCACAGCTGTCTCGGCATAGTTAAAGATACCGAATCGGTAGGCAATAAAGAATGCCCAGCCATTGTAGAGCTTGAAGTTGGGGCCAAGTGTTTCATACTTGACACCATCCCAGCTGTAAGAAAAGACCGTGTTGCCAGTTCCGGCAGGGTTGGTATCAAGCTGAAGTCTAAGCCAGGTCTTGGTCTTTCCAGAAGGCACATCAGCAGTGGCCTTTATTTGCCCCAGGTCTTTCGTCTCTCCGTTCCATTCATCCATATTCATCCCATGCTTCGTAGCGATTGTGAACTTTCCGTTATCTCGATGAACACCAATGTATGCACTTTGGTCGCGGAACGCTGAAAGTCCGGCCCGGTCACCGTCTTTCATCTGGGAGAAATCAATCTTCACTATGCCGGTTGGATGATCGCCATGGGTTCGGTGAGAGAGCGTGTTTCTCGCCTGGTAGATGTCCTTCGTGACGCTGGCAGTGCGAAGAGTCAGGCCGTTGTTGACAGTGAAGGAGTTGACGTCCGGGTTATGATTCCACTCCCAGGACTGAGCAAGTGAGTTTCCGGGGAATGCATCAGTCCTTGTCCAGTTCTTTGTCACACCGTTCGTGCCAGGAAGCGTTGGGTAAGATGATCCCCATCCGCCATTGGCACCCTTGACAAGAATTGGGAAACCATCGCTACCCCACTTAATCGGTGCAAGAACCGGGAGACGGCCGGCAGGGTAAGCCCAAGTAAAGGACATAAAGTACCAGTCGCCACTGGAAGTCTTGATGAGACTACCCTGATGAGGCGAATTACCACCTGATATAGGTGGAGTGACCTTGTCGGCAAGGATCTTTGACTCGTAAGGGCCCCAAGGTGATTTCGACTTCCAAATCCAGGTCTGACTACCACTTGGGCTATCGTTAAGGATGTAGTAGAGTCCATTGATCTTGTACATACGGTTGCCCTCCAAATCTTGCACACCGATATCAGTGTTCTTGAGAACTACCTGGGATTTGACCTGGCTGAATCCATCCTGGGATAGTTGAGATACTCTAACCTCACCAGAACCGTATACGACATACATGGtgtcgtcatcgtcaatcAGTATACCGTTGTCGTAGTAGCAATTGTTGTCGCCAAAGTTTCCCTTGTTGTACCAAGGACCTTCGGGCGAAGAGGCAGTATATACCCAGGTTTGCCAGAAGTTGATACATCCGATCCAGTACCACTGTCCGTTGCTTTTCCTATATCGGAGTGATGACGCCCAAGTACCACCGCGGTAGGATCGAGAGGTGGGAGGAAGGTCATAGCCGTCGCCAAAGTTCAGGCGGGGAATTGAATGGCCGATGAGATCCCAGTTGAGCAGATCTTTGGACTTTAAAACAGGGGCTCCAGGGCTGAAATGAAAGTTGGAAGCCGAGAAGTAGTAGTAGTTATCCGGGCCAAGAAAGACATCGTTATCTGGAAAATCAGAGTAGATGATAGGATTGTTAAAGGTGGTGGCGCGGGGGTGTCCGACCAAGCCAGCAAGTGCTGGTGTGAAAGAGGTCGCCCAAGCAGAGAGCGAAGAAAATTTCATATTTGGAAAATGACAAAACCTACATCACAGCTACTTGGTATAGCGTGCAAGTCAGGGAACTTATAACAAAGGCGAATCGGAAACACAGAGTCCCTATTGTATCGGGCAATGCCAAGCTCGGACCCTGGCCTGAAGTAGCAACTTCGGCAAATCGCTCCGAATATGCCAAACTCGGGACATGGAACGAGATTTACCTTTGCCAATATAAGTATCTAGTATGTTACATCGACAGGGATGGATAATTTGGGATCTGTTGGGTAGTATTCTCTGCATTGCATGGGTGGCGTCATTCTGGAAACGAATGGTAGACGCCGTGATCAGAGCAATGGACTTAGCTAGATCAGTAAATATGTACATCTAGTATGCTTCTCACTCTGAAGGATCTGCAAAAGTTCATTCAAAGGGCGGGAAAGCGGGATGATATTCCGAAAATGTGCCGTTTCCATTCAGATAAACATGCAACCAGCAAATGAACAGAGGTATTTTTGGCACAAGTGATGAAACAAACTTCTCTCCATTAGATCAATCGCTGTCTAGACTATTATTATATGTAACTTCTGCGGCTAAATGAGGCATAAAATCAGGCTGAAAATTAATCCCGAAGGTCAACAACAACCTTCTCACTGCTGACACCCTTGGGGAACAAAAGATCCAAAGCATCATTGATTCCACCAAGCCCACCAGGAACCTTTCTAGCAGGCACAGAAATAAGACTCTTGGTAGCAAGAGCCTTGGGGAAATATGTGCCAAAGATCCACTTCAGCAGCTCTGCATTCTCCTCCTTACCAAGTAGTAGAGACCAGCCCTCGAACTTGCGCGTGACACCAGTGGGGAGAGTCTCGGGACCAAAGGGTGGCTGGAGAGCATAGACTGAATCACCGCCCTGAGCTGCGACGACATCTGCGAGAAGCTTGACTGTAGCTCCAGTTGAGATTGTGTCAAGAACGATATCGTAGGGGCCAGCGGCGATGAGGTCCTTTGTGAGAGCCTCAGATTCTTGAGAGTGGTCAATAATCTTGGAGGCACCAAGCTTGGAAACAAAGTCCTTGTGCTTGGGAGAAGTAGTAGTGATGACTTCGTATCCAGCTTGAGTGAGATATTGCACAGCCATGCTTCCGATACTGGAGGTTCCACCGTAGATCAAGATGCGCTTTCCCTGGGAT
Coding sequences:
- a CDS encoding hypothetical protein (At least one base has a quality score < 10); protein product: MPHLAAQVPAAKAPLEVREIETPQPGPNEILVKNQIIAIQPIDAKIAKVAMLPLPYPAVLGSSFAGTVEKVGSDVKDFKVGDKVVGMKTAGASDSKYSAFQEYSISSEVTTTKVDDDETMDLAVRLVGNLPTIPAIFNYTLKLQRPVPGQEPKSQGKRILIYGGTSSIGSMAVQYLTQAGYEVITTTSPKHKDFVSKLGASKIIDHSQESEALTKDLIAAGPYDIVLDTISTGATVKLLADVVAAQGGDSVYALQPPFGPETLPTGVTRKFEGWSLLLGKEENAELLKWIFGTYFPKALATKSLISVPARKVPGGLGGINDALDLLFPKGVSSEKVVVDLRD